The following are encoded in a window of Pirellulales bacterium genomic DNA:
- a CDS encoding tRNA-dihydrouridine synthase, with translation MLLAAQSQPVSQPCLPPLRIGNVEIGFAAVQAALSGYSDWAMRVVARRLGAPYTLCEVLLDQFVVTAGTSKKNQRKLRVTDEEHPVGGQLMGANPADFAPAALRLVHAGFDVIDINFGCPVKKVLGRCRGGYLLGNVETALEIVSRVRDSVPASIPVTVKMRRGLDEGLESREKFFAIFDGAFQRGVAAVTVHGRTVQQRYVGPSSWEFLRDVKRHAGSRTVLGSGDLFTPQAAIEMLRFTDVDGITIARGAIGNPWIFSQIRALAAGLPLPDPPNLHEQREVISEHYRLAEQIYGPQVFGRQMRKFGIKYSRLHPNSQAVRDAFIAVRRPEELQTVLDQYYAEDLPGRHPPFSEHHDGTAETCCNR, from the coding sequence ATGTTGCTCGCCGCTCAATCCCAACCCGTTTCACAGCCATGCTTGCCGCCGCTGCGCATCGGTAACGTCGAAATTGGCTTTGCTGCGGTTCAGGCGGCGCTGTCTGGCTATAGCGATTGGGCCATGCGCGTCGTTGCTCGGCGGCTCGGAGCGCCATATACACTGTGCGAGGTGTTGCTCGATCAATTTGTCGTAACCGCTGGAACTTCCAAGAAAAACCAGCGGAAGCTGCGAGTGACCGACGAAGAGCATCCTGTCGGCGGTCAATTGATGGGGGCGAACCCCGCCGATTTCGCGCCGGCAGCGCTGCGATTGGTTCACGCTGGATTCGATGTCATCGACATCAATTTCGGCTGCCCCGTCAAGAAAGTGCTCGGTCGCTGCCGCGGCGGGTATTTGCTGGGGAACGTAGAAACGGCGCTAGAGATTGTTTCGCGGGTGCGTGATTCCGTGCCGGCAAGTATTCCCGTGACCGTGAAAATGCGGCGCGGGCTGGATGAGGGTCTCGAAAGCCGCGAGAAGTTTTTCGCCATCTTCGACGGCGCCTTTCAACGTGGCGTGGCGGCCGTCACCGTACATGGCCGCACGGTTCAGCAGCGTTACGTTGGCCCCAGTTCATGGGAGTTTTTGCGCGACGTGAAACGCCACGCCGGGAGCCGCACCGTGCTTGGCAGCGGCGATTTGTTTACCCCGCAGGCCGCAATCGAGATGTTGCGATTTACCGATGTTGACGGCATCACGATTGCTCGCGGGGCAATCGGCAATCCGTGGATTTTCAGTCAAATTCGCGCTCTGGCCGCCGGGCTGCCGCTGCCCGATCCACCGAACCTCCACGAGCAGCGGGAGGTCATTTCAGAACATTATCGGTTGGCCGAACAAATCTATGGGCCTCAAGTTTTCGGCCGGCAGATGCGGAAGTTCGGCATCAAATATTCACGGCTGCATCCAAACTCTCAAGCCGTCCGCGATGCGTTCATCGCAGTGCGCAGGCCGGAGGAATTGCAAACGGTGCTCGATCAATATTACGCCGAAGATTTGCCGGGCAGGCATCCGCCATTTTCCGAGCACCACGACGGCACGGCTGAAACTTGTTGCAATCGTTGA
- the queG gene encoding tRNA epoxyqueuosine(34) reductase QueG: MTNIALLTLQLKLESQRLGFEACGICPAVVPPGFERFEQWLAMGYAGEMRYLPDRVEAYRHPNHVLDAVRSIAILATNYRTEDPASATAKTLPGFGRVSRYAWGTDYHEVIRGRLNDLAEWLQRQVPSACVRGVVDTAPLMEREFAQLAGLGWIGKNTLLLNQQLGSWFFLAALLTDVELEYDQPLAADHCGTCRACLDACPTAAFVDAYVLDARRCISYLTIELRSAIPTELRTGVGDWLFGCDVCQEVCPWNHRAPISLVPAFQPLDDANPMELAMLFELDDAEFRARFRHSPLWRAKRRGLLRNAAMVLGNQRHVPAIGALTKGLNDVEPLVREACAWALGQYKASFDLHGR; the protein is encoded by the coding sequence ATGACAAACATTGCTCTGCTGACATTGCAATTGAAGCTTGAATCGCAGCGGTTGGGGTTCGAAGCATGCGGCATTTGCCCGGCCGTTGTGCCGCCTGGCTTCGAGCGGTTCGAGCAATGGCTGGCGATGGGGTACGCGGGTGAAATGCGGTACTTACCGGACCGGGTCGAAGCGTATCGGCATCCGAACCATGTGCTGGATGCCGTGCGCAGCATCGCCATCTTGGCGACGAACTATCGCACGGAGGATCCGGCAAGTGCGACCGCGAAAACACTGCCGGGCTTCGGTCGCGTCTCTCGGTATGCCTGGGGAACCGACTATCACGAGGTGATCCGCGGTCGGCTGAACGATCTTGCCGAATGGCTACAACGGCAGGTTCCATCGGCCTGCGTACGCGGCGTGGTCGATACGGCGCCGCTGATGGAGCGGGAATTTGCGCAACTTGCCGGCCTGGGGTGGATCGGCAAGAACACACTTTTGCTCAACCAACAACTGGGAAGTTGGTTCTTTTTGGCGGCGCTGCTCACCGACGTCGAACTCGAGTATGACCAGCCGCTGGCGGCCGATCACTGTGGAACCTGTCGGGCGTGCCTCGACGCCTGTCCGACAGCGGCATTTGTCGACGCCTACGTGCTCGACGCGCGGCGTTGTATCAGCTATCTGACGATCGAGTTGCGCAGTGCGATTCCGACCGAATTGCGCACCGGCGTGGGAGATTGGCTATTCGGCTGCGATGTATGTCAGGAAGTGTGCCCGTGGAACCATCGTGCGCCAATTTCCCTAGTGCCAGCATTTCAGCCACTCGATGACGCGAATCCGATGGAACTGGCGATGCTCTTTGAGTTGGACGATGCCGAGTTTCGAGCGCGGTTCCGCCACTCTCCGCTATGGCGGGCCAAACGCCGCGGCTTGTTGCGCAACGCCGCAATGGTGCTCGGCAATCAACGGCATGTGCCAGCGATCGGCGCGTTGACGAAAGGCCTGAACGACGTCGAGCCACTGGTGCGCGAAGCTTGCGCGTGGGCGCTGGGGCAGTACAAAGCATCGTTCGACCTCCACGGCCGCTAA
- a CDS encoding S9 family peptidase, translating into MRVGFGFAMLLLILSHVGQSAESSRRPIEVDDRFTLAGFGDVIISPDGKNVAYSEYRWQESTDDRKADLWVVPAVGGAPQRLTFDRSNYGTLRWSPDGEFLYFVCSKRRGNEKPPYDGSHQIWRLKLGESEPVAVTSIAGGIDNFELSADGRSIFYTTSKSEYEGAWAKMREKFAKQKYGTIKQPKTSIYRLDPASWRAAKLIDFDGAVVELASNGDGSRLAMVTGADGTVVTLEGKSYITMLDVASGATQAVPDDLWRERAPSPYGRLNHPTWSADGKSLAFACGYDAFPSEVFIATWTERDAAQPKVRKIARPGDVSLAGGVDGGTVLRWRGTSNTICYLGDDHGRVRVYSVADADTDPQPAETLTPGDVCVENFTWDANGRHAAINLARPTQMYDLALLSDGGKLKQLTEVNPQTKDWALPQVSIFQWKGRDGRPVEGILELPADYKTGDRLPLIVSIHGGPTAMSRYHLALGLNGTSLLASHGYALLLPNYRGSTGYGDSFITELVGHANDIDVDDVLRGVDALVDAGIANQDHMGVCGWSNGGFLTNCIIAKTNRFQAASSGAGIADWTLEWGSNDEPGYATIFFGGPPWKATDQFRRSSPIFDIGNARTPTLIHVGENDPRCPKGNSLMIHRALREHCGVPTELVIYPGEGHGLNGYVSQKAKLNWDLEWFERYVKGKP; encoded by the coding sequence ATGCGAGTCGGTTTTGGTTTCGCGATGTTGCTACTGATCCTTTCGCATGTTGGGCAATCTGCGGAATCTTCGCGGCGGCCCATCGAAGTCGACGATCGCTTTACACTCGCGGGATTTGGTGATGTCATCATTTCGCCCGACGGCAAGAACGTCGCGTATTCCGAGTATCGCTGGCAAGAATCGACCGACGATCGCAAAGCCGATTTATGGGTCGTACCTGCCGTCGGAGGTGCGCCGCAGCGGCTGACCTTTGACCGCAGTAACTATGGCACGCTGCGCTGGAGCCCCGATGGCGAATTTCTGTATTTTGTCTGCTCTAAACGCCGCGGCAATGAAAAGCCGCCTTACGATGGCTCTCATCAGATTTGGCGATTGAAGCTTGGTGAAAGCGAGCCAGTCGCCGTCACGAGCATTGCTGGCGGTATCGACAACTTCGAGCTATCGGCCGACGGCCGATCCATTTTTTACACCACGTCGAAGTCGGAGTACGAGGGCGCGTGGGCAAAAATGCGGGAAAAGTTCGCAAAGCAGAAATATGGAACAATCAAACAGCCCAAGACCAGCATCTATCGGCTCGATCCTGCCAGTTGGAGAGCAGCGAAGCTCATTGATTTCGACGGCGCGGTCGTCGAACTTGCGAGCAACGGCGACGGCAGCCGCTTGGCGATGGTCACCGGCGCTGACGGCACCGTTGTCACACTGGAAGGCAAATCGTATATCACCATGCTCGATGTCGCCTCGGGAGCAACGCAAGCTGTGCCCGACGACCTGTGGAGAGAACGTGCCCCATCGCCGTACGGGCGATTGAATCATCCCACGTGGTCCGCCGACGGAAAATCGTTAGCGTTCGCTTGTGGCTATGACGCATTTCCCAGTGAAGTGTTCATTGCCACCTGGACGGAGCGAGATGCGGCCCAGCCGAAGGTTCGCAAAATCGCTCGCCCCGGCGACGTCTCGCTTGCTGGCGGCGTCGACGGCGGCACCGTGCTGCGCTGGCGCGGCACATCGAACACGATTTGCTACTTGGGCGACGATCACGGCCGGGTTCGAGTCTACAGTGTTGCCGACGCCGATACCGATCCGCAGCCTGCCGAAACGTTGACGCCCGGCGATGTTTGCGTCGAAAACTTCACCTGGGACGCCAACGGTAGGCATGCCGCAATCAACCTCGCCAGGCCGACACAAATGTACGACCTTGCTCTGCTGTCCGACGGCGGAAAATTGAAACAATTGACCGAAGTCAACCCGCAAACGAAAGATTGGGCGCTACCACAGGTTTCGATTTTCCAATGGAAAGGCCGCGACGGCAGGCCGGTCGAAGGCATCTTGGAACTGCCTGCCGACTACAAGACGGGAGATCGGCTTCCACTGATCGTCAGCATCCACGGCGGCCCGACCGCGATGTCGCGGTATCACTTAGCGCTGGGTCTCAATGGCACATCGCTATTGGCCAGCCACGGCTACGCGCTGCTGCTGCCGAACTATCGCGGTTCGACCGGTTATGGCGACTCATTCATCACCGAACTTGTCGGCCACGCCAACGACATTGACGTCGACGATGTTTTGCGCGGCGTCGATGCGCTCGTGGATGCAGGGATCGCCAACCAAGACCACATGGGCGTGTGCGGCTGGAGCAATGGAGGATTTCTGACCAATTGCATCATCGCAAAAACCAACCGCTTCCAAGCCGCCAGCAGCGGTGCAGGCATCGCCGACTGGACTTTGGAATGGGGTTCCAACGACGAACCGGGTTATGCCACCATTTTTTTCGGCGGCCCGCCCTGGAAAGCCACCGATCAATTCCGTCGCAGCTCGCCGATTTTTGATATTGGCAACGCCAGAACGCCGACGCTGATTCACGTCGGCGAAAACGACCCCCGCTGTCCCAAAGGCAACTCACTGATGATCCACCGCGCCCTCAGAGAGCACTGTGGAGTGCCAACCGAGTTGGTCATCTACCCTGGCGAAGGGCACGGTCTGAATGGCTACGTCAGCCAGAAGGCGAAGCTGAATTGGGATTTGGAATGGTTTGAGCGGTATGTCAAGGGAAAGCCCTGA